The Athalia rosae chromosome 4, iyAthRosa1.1, whole genome shotgun sequence DNA segment GGACGACGTTATATTTTATGCATAAAACACGGACTCTACCTGGTACGGAATGGCTTCGATGGTCGCCGCGGAACCTCCGACGACTCTGCCGGAAATATCTGCGCCGGTAGCAGCTGAAAATTCGTGTCATCGTGTTCGTATATTGAGAGGTATAAGGGTTATAAGACTCTTGAACAATAGAAGATAAACTCACCGATCACGCAGGCTAATAACGCGAGCAACACTTTCATTGTTGTACGCTAAAGAGTGATAACAGTTTTGAACATTTGATACGCGGTTTGATTTATATACCGTTTATCTCCAAGGACAactaaaaattcattcaatcaCGACGTCTGATTCGATCTTAAGAGCGCCCGTATCTAATCTGACGATAATTCGAACTCGTATCAAAGAATGGAAAACCTAAATATAGTTCGTATAATTGGAATCGCGAATCTCTGATCATCGCCGATATTCGATCGGTGAAATTCCGtgcaaattgaaaatcacTTCAGAATCTGATTCGTCGAATAAAACGAACTTGGCGATTCGGTGAAGTATCGacggaaaaacgaatgaatcacAACTTCCGGCCGGCcgcattaatttatttatctacgtATTTTTTTGGTCCCCTTGTTTGAGAGGATCAGGTCGATCCACTGATTGCAAGTGGAACCGAAGGAAGACCGAAGCTACAATTACGAATAACAACGTAtcatatcatttatttataacgaAATATGAGCTGTTCACTGTCTCagcatattatttatacaggatcaaaatttgaggttttgagattttttctataaattttgCAAGTTCACTGCAAAAAGTATGTACACGACAATTGTACCACACGAGGAAACCGCGATTCATATTATCCTGAACAGGTTTATAAAGAatagttataattattattatttgacaAACAATACGTAAGCTATCGACTACTTTTAAAATCCTacttatttttccttcacgGGTATAATTAGCTCGTTTTATATCGAGTCACATGTAACGTTTTTTgcttgtttgttcttttttttttatttcgtgtaaatatatttcatacattcatATGGGAGACAACAGAGAAAAACAATATTACAAGGAATGATATTCACAAAAATTAAAGTAcatcgaaataaatttttaatattcttttcTCGTTCCTGCTAGATAACTTCACGCGTTGTCATAAATGTAAAGTACAAAATAATCTTCTACAGGGTTGAATGACATATATTACAGTAATTAATTCAACCCGCATTACTACTCGGAAATTTTACATACCGCGCGATTTTGAGATACGAAAACGCCCAAACTTGTGGTTCGAATTCGCAGTTGGCTCTTCAAAGTCGtaaggtgaaaatttataattccgCTATTATTAAGTTAGGCTAAAAATTCGATATCTAAATGTTAAAACATTCACAGTTTTAAACGCCTCTTTCCCCTATCATGTTGTTCTTACAGTGACTAgagtttttcaattctgaaAAATAGTAATTTACACGttgtgtaataattttacatacatgtatatacaacaCACGTGACAATTTAAAGCTAATTAAGTGGCTAGCTTCAGGAGTCACTTATAAACATACTAGAATTAATTTCAAGCTAGTTTAAGCGAATTTGAGTCATTTTCACTTCACTCGATTTCAAGCTctcatattttattaattaaaccGCGATCCTTTCATAAAACCGTGTAATTCTCCGACGACCTTTTCCAAAtgcttttttcactttccttcCAATCGCCCCCGTACAAAAGAACGTAACGAGTTCGACCcagtttatttcattccattgaatACATTCTTCAATGAAGAACTCGAGATAACCTTCGAGCTGCAATTGGTATAAATATAGCCACTAAAGCGATCGATGGTACCACTTCGGTTTTAACTGTTCATTCAGCTAATCGACTTCGATCAACAGCTGAGAACGGATGATCATTTTTACCCCCCAATATGTAGGTTAAGGTGTTAATCGGTctcaatatacataaaaaaaaaaaattgatattcggTCACGGGaaacgatagaaatttttttaatttcacagCCTGTTTTACTGTCCTATATACACTACAAATCCTTGCACATATTATGACGATCCACGAGACGATCTCAAATCTAATGAAAAAGCTCTTTGACTGTCGTAAGATTTAGTGCCGAAATTATTAcggttctcttcttttctctttttgttcgaTCGCGGAAAATTGGCCTCTCacagaaaaaagggggggggggggggtgaattACCTGTAAGAATGAAGAATTACCAGATCAGCAGAAAGTTTCAATACTCCTTCGCACAGCCAGCAACTTTGACAAAGGAAATGCTAGTTTTCCTAAATTCCGGTTCTTTGAGCCATACCCATCATATAAATACAAGCAACACCCATACGTCAGTCGTACATTACACAGATTGGCGAccattatttcataattacaACAACAATTTTAATACCTATTCTAATCAAATTAATTCATCGTTTTATaatgtttaatatttttttttttctttgtcttatcGAGAGTTGTAGTCTGCAACAGATAGTTATTCTATTGCCTTTCTTATATCTACATGTTTTttaacttttcaaaaatttggtATTATATGGAGGTGGACTCTAACCGCACATCAATTTCTAATTTGGAttaaaatttcacctctaactcCATCGATATATAGGTCCTATTcgaaatatgataaaaatagaataaattagAGCTTCTTTTCTATTAAAATAATCAATATTGATCAATGTTCTTTTATACAATCAAATGACTAACACGTGTTAAAAATTGTCGACAGATATCCTATGTAGGTTCGTTGAAGATCAATCTCTCCGCATGAGCATCGCATCTAGAATTTCAACGAGAATGATACTAATACGAAGTAAATGATGCTGCTGGTGTTAGAATTTGGGGCGTTGTTTTAACTAACTAGGGGTGAATTAGAGACATAGTTCCCTCGAGTTGAGGTCGTTCGTGTGCTTGTGCCTTCCGGAAGCGAAGACGTAAAGTTCAGTGCCGTTGTTCGGGGATTTGGGAACATTGCCGAGGGTCCCATTTCCGTTACGGATACAACAGCTAGTTGACGTCAGACTTCTAGTTGCCGCGTCAATTCCGTTGGCTGGTAAACGGGGTGGTCCTCTTACGGAAACCCCTCGGTAAAATGAAGCTGCCGCCGGGCATCCGCCCGACGCGGGTCGTCGCCAATCGTACCTTGTGAAAAAAAGTCTAACATTGGAATTCATTACATGTCCTCTGATTTCAATAAATCACGTTTTCGAAAACCGAATCGCCGATGGTtgcgaaaatattagaattatttctctttttgtctTCTGTTCTCAAATTCGTTCACCTAAGCTTTTTATAGAGGTCGCGTTATTGTCTCCCCTTCGATTTTaacggaagaaaatgaaacgcgagaagagaaaaaacgaaaattattacgcTCGGTCGATTACCATAACTGAAATTTGATAGCTTGGAGTATTAggtataattaaaaaagattaaaaaaggAGGCAGGAGACTTTTCGGctcatataatatttaaattacAAATGGCGcaagaaaatagaattgagaaaatagtaaaaaagaTGCTGAAGCATATTATAGACGAAAGCATTTTCGATGGTAGGGTAATCAAGCACCTGAGGATATACCTGATGGACGCCCTCGTAGATTGAGTTTTATCAAGGTCGAGGCTATCCGTGGGTGGACTAGCCGACCATTTTCGGGATCTGAACGGACATCTCTGCTGGAACTCCCTCTTAAATTTTTCCTAACGGATCAGAGCAAGGgtaattttgagaaaagtgtgctcaataaatattttctcttctgctatatgataacaatatttttcttctactcttGGGTCGTGGAATTTTCGCACAATTCCTTCGAATTCATGTACACGATCATCGAATCACAAGAGTCTTCACGTTTAAATCAATCATTATATACATCTAAAACAATAGAAGCCCGACAATTGCGACGTCTTATAACAGGATGATAACTTTACATGGACTCCAAATAATTTTCGGATCATCAATCAAAATAATCAACCCTTCGGTTTTGATGATTACGCTCCAGAATGCCTCTCATTTATATTTCATGCAAAAAGCTTGTATTAATGATAGCGAAGAGCTGCTCGAAGCGACGGAGGCGAGTAATACAACGAACATATCGTAAATCAAACATCACGCTGATGTAAAAATAACTACATACTTTTACTTACGTTGTAAATGCCGTAGATGAAGGGGTTGTAACAGCTGTTCGACATGGCCAGCCAATCGCAACAGAACCATATTATGTTGATGTATCTGTACCTGAAATtgttcgagagaaaaaaaaaaccaaaaaaaaaaagcattaaTGTGTTCAGTGACGTCATCGTAATTTAGTGAATTGTTTCCACCTCACACCGCTATTAACCGCCATATTCTAAATATGAGCGAAAGAAAGTTTCACATTTCCGAAAAACAAGTATCTCCTAGAAAGTGTATTCCCAGTTTGTTTCGTGTTTCCGAAACTCATTAGGTATACCCCTCCCCAAAAAGTTGCGGGTTAGACAAAACTTATTAGAGTGGTTTAGAATTTCGTCTCATCAAAGTGTATAAAGTGTTTCCTTACGCCGCAACGCGATATTTCAGTCTAAAAAttagttaaaaaataaataaaaaatgaaaaaaaaaaaatttatattttaagtGACATTCAAATGTCAAATATTCCCTAACATTATCATTACACAGCTGAATCTCGTTGAAATCTTTACGGACGTGCCCGATTCAATGTATACATAAACCGTGAAACAATATCTGACGAGGTGCAATcaggtgaagaagaaaaatttaaaaagaaaagcgaagacaatgaaaaagaaatacatcgTTCCGATGCACTTTGATGAGAAGCTCTGCGTTAGCCGGTAATCAGAAGCAATTGCATGGGTATATATACCGAAACGTAGCGAGAACCCGGCCGGCGGCTATCGCATAGTAGGTCGGATggaaaatcataataataatatcggtaTAACCATTATGTTGGCGCATCACAGCACGTAGGCaggtatgtaataataattataataatgatgataataataataagtataataataatgaagatgattctgcgaaatgaaatttttaaacatgtacatgtacgtattataatgAACGTTTTATATTACCTTAGGGTAATCTCAAAGGAACAGAGAAGATATCCAAAAATTGCAATAAGCATAAATCCACAAGAGACTGAGGAAAaacatcgatgaaaaataaaaaaaattgcaggaaaaaataatccaccGTTTATTGTAAGAAATATGTAGGGATATTCGCGTATTTGGTATGtaggtacgcgtataatacatataagtatacgtatgaCATACCCCACCCGTTTATCATAGTTCTCCTCAGCGATAGTTTGACTTGGAAAATTCcacgttttgtattttatacatgtTTTTTTGGAGAACAATGAAGCGCGAGCTCTTCCGAAGAGGAAAATATTAGAATgtacattttctttcatcggtGCACAATAAACCGTTTCTCTATATTGAAAATACACGAGAATAAAAGCTTCTGGAATAGATGTACCTGGATTCAAGTTTTACTTCATGCGAACCAACGTCTGATATTTCGACCGATCTTCGGTTATGAATTTCAATATCAAAATATCTTTTAATAATtgttagaaaattattaaaaagatTGATCCAACGCTCCTTCCATCGCACAGCTATTCCCATTGTACGATGACGTATTAACGTTGAGATAGAACGATATTGGATCGTAAAAATCTTTCCGTCTATTTTTATCGCCCCAAGTTCGATGGCGATGGATGCAAAACGCATACGTATCTACGTATTATGTATGCCCATAAATACTCACTCGTTAATTTCCGGGTACGTGTACTGAAGAACGTTATAGGTCTGCAGGGGTAGCCAACATACGGCGAACAGAGCTACCACGATTACCAGCATCTTGATCACCTGCGgaacaaaatagataattgatgggaaaaaatagaGACGACAAAATGATCGGCTTATGGAGATATCTCTTGAAGATATCTGAATTCGAGGACCATCGTCACGCGGTCCTGAGTCGAGAGTTATGATTAATGCGGATATATGGATAAAGTgcaacgagaagagaaaagcaaaaaaaaattccgaatgaaAGAAGCTCTCGCTTTAATTTCCGCCGAATAAAATACGTACTgcgtacctataggtataccgcgcAATATCAATCTTCTAGATACTCCGACGATTCCTTTCGTCCGACTGATTTTTACGTCGCGGTATATCGAATAGTTTATAACACACGGTACGTAACATAAAAGATGCGAACGCTGCTGTGAGGTGAATTTGGTTCGCTGCAACTGTACTGCAAGTTTTCTCAACTATATTCATGACTGGGTTCAAGAATTTCCTGAAAGCCGGGTTCATATCCTCGCCgtggtacgtgtatacgtgtattataacaAGAGAATTTTCACgccattgaaaattcaacgacgacGTTAAGCTCTTAATAAGTCGTATGTATAGCATTCTAGGCGAACATACCCCTTATATAATTGTGTATCAAACGTACTACGTATAAGTTATGTACACCTAGGTACACCAGCGCCTATAAGCTCGCACCTGGTCGTTCACTGGCGACATATCGCGTGTTCAACAATTTTATCATCTCTCCCATCGTACATGCAAATCAAATTCGAGGACAACCGAGTCAACCTCTCCGTAACGAAACAATGGGCAATAAACGAGCAGCCTCCCCTTTCATCATCTCCGTTGCAACGTCTCGTTATCCCCTAAGCTTTTTGTCTAGACGGTTTGCATATTTTCGGGGTATTCGATAGCGATTCTTCATCGTTGATCGTATCAAACGGTACAACTGCTCCGAAATCTCCTTCTTCAAAGTGCGAACACTCGCTACGACACGGTGGATGAATTCCGATCGCGGaatccgtgaaaaaaaaaaaaaaaagcgagaaaaaggaCACATCGACATTTTCTCGGATCTGAACCAGCCTGCAGACTGCGCATCGACGAAACATCTAGAACCGTGGGAATTGCAGAGTCGAACACGCGGTATATTTAATACAGAATTCCGATTGGTTCTCGCTAGATTGTTGAGAGACACGTGTCCAATTTTCCTCGAAGATTACTTCCCGAGATTCAAAAAGCGTTCGCGCTTATATTAACTTTTTGAAAAGCCTTATTTTCGCACACGTCACACCTCCGATAATTTcaacaaagaaaaacattCGAACACCTACGtgacacatttttttcatatcaagtCCTGTACACACCCCCATGCATACCCTGCAGtgtaaacgtacgtacaaataatATAACGTAACGCTCTTTTGCGAATTCCTGAAGCAAGACGAGACTCGACGGATTAGGttggtgaaattattttttattttttttttttttttccaacaaaagcCGGCTGATTCGgatgagaattttcaacgagtaatCCAAAATTTTACTCGCCGATttaatgcgatgaaaaaaggcAGCAATGaaaggcgaaagaaaaaggaaaaatgaaaatattacatcacgaatattcgaaaatcaacGCGAAGCAAGTTCGTATACGATCGTGTGTACAGCTGAACTTTAACGTGTACATCGCACACATAGATATAGAAAAttacggtataatatatatctgtaccggGAACTCTGTGCAGCAGGGTAACGATTTCATAAAAATCTACAGAGGAGCTGCTTGCATAAATCTCATTTTCGAGGGTGCCCGTGTGCCTACTGCCGCATTGCGTTATAAAacacgtcgttttttttttttcattccttctttttctctctctcccaacGTTTTCCGGAAAAGATTCACCAACCTCTCACCGGTTAGCGGGCgtaatactttttttcatctcattcatACACTCCTATATACGCTTTGAAACGTTCTTCCGATATATTCGTGTTATGGTCAAATAATATCCACGCGATTTCATACGCCAAGTTTTATTCGCGACGAAGGGAATgttatagagaaaaaaaaacaaaaatttttttttattcgattccaTTGCGCAGATCGATCCGGAAGTGGACGTCATTGTTTATCGTTCATTTTGAAGTTATTGCCCACTATTTATATCGTCAACAAAATGAACGTCGAGTTTGTACGCCTTACGTCTCGACGAGTCTGCCACGataaagaatatttcaatcaCGCTTCTTCGTTACtacgaataatgaataatgataacgagCGTTTCGGTTTGATGAAGAATTTCCGTGAAAGAACGGAGAAAGTTAATTAATATTCGGCAGTcacctttttcttattcttcataAGATTGGCGTCGCGAGAATCTTGCGCGTTTCCCGGCGCTCTGCTACCCCAAAGTCTCAACGCCATGCGAGCGTAGACGAATGAAATAACGGCCAACGGTGTCAAGTATTGAAGAATTCCAAGCAACGCTCTGTACATGAGCATAGATTTGTCcgacatattttcatttcggcAGAATGGTTTCAAACGAAATCGTCCagctgaaacaaaaaggaaaattcatgTACAGCAGTAACGATGATTTGTAATACGATAAACGAGTCTGTGAATCCTACGGTACGCTTACAACATCTGGCTCACTTtcgtcggttgtttttttttttttctttttttattgatcCAATTCGAGAGTGGCGAGATCTTTGTGTTTAACGAGCGAGATCTCGCTCCCATTTTCACCCTCGATATTGCGCAGAATTGGCGGCGGCGAGGTGAGAGttgaacttttttgcaccgcgaaaatgacgagaagtCTTCGAATGTGGGAAATATAGACGATTCACTTCCCCTCGTCGACTCGTTCTGGTCCACCACCCACCTCCCGTGCTGTACACGCGCACCACCCCGATACAAATTGGACGAGAATATTCGCTGAGAATTTGATCAAAGACCTCCGCGGATTTGATTATACTTAAAAACCATTCCGCGTGCGGaaagaatgtttttttatttccatccgaCCGTCCGTTTCGTTTTTGTCTTTGTCGTTGTTTggtagaatttttaaaaaaaagtaagctcTGGTGAGTCCGAGATTAATCCGCTTGCCGGATAATTGATCAAATTCACATCGCGAATTCGAAATACGTACATCGACTGATGAGGAAATTGTGTTTGTATATTGTAATACatgaaacgaagaatataACAACGTATTTCTTGTTTTCGTTTCCGAATGAATAATGAAGTTATACGCGGATCATGTTCTAAACTGTACACGTTTCGTATAGCCGCGATGCGACCTAGTTTGGTCTGCGTGTATAAGATTAATTATCTGTACCCGGagaattatatgtatgtacaccgtACTACTATGAATAGCAATATAATATGCACGCGCGATCAGAATAACATTATGAACAACAAACACGTGTTACAGTGAATACGCGGCGTATTAAGCTACATGAAAAGGGTTGGAATCAAGGAAAATACGGAAGATCGTATACGAACGTATAATTGACAAATATAAACGTAGCAATTTCTTCTCTGAAAAGTGAGAGATGGCCGATTTTCACTGCTCACGTTTCACTcgcgttaattaaatttttttgcaagtgttgaataaataaaaaatcaaaaccaaAATGAGGggaaagaaattttgtttcagTTATTAATCACTCCCGATGAACTCAACGCTCTGCACAGCGTCGttaggaaaaacgaaaagaaaagaaaaaaaaactttttcatcggCTCATCCAATAACCACAGAACTCTTCGTAGCGAAGtaggaggtggaaaaaaaaaccgaatcaaaaaaatcggATGAGAAGTACCAACGGAATTACCTTGtgggtataaatatacgaatTTCGGTCATTGTAAGACGAGCAACTCAGATAACT contains these protein-coding regions:
- the LOC105692764 gene encoding RYamide receptor isoform X3 — protein: MNVSWSAEDGGPDGAWPSRFNSTFWTYENESGYDEYDDLYDVPAGLIALLSVCYGSISVLAVVGNALVMWIVATSRRMQSVTNCFIANLALADIVIGLFAIPFQFQAALLQRWNLPYFMCAFCPFVQVLSVNVSVFTLTAIAVDRHRAILKPLSARPSKLRAKIIIAGIWLLGGALAAPMAAALRVVMEPESAGAGRFRLKPFCRNENMSDKSMLMYRALLGILQYLTPLAVISFVYARMALRLWGSRAPGNAQDSRDANLMKNKKKVIKMLVIVVALFAVCWLPLQTYNVLQYTYPEINEYRYINIIWFCCDWLAMSNSCYNPFIYGIYNEKFKREFQQRCPFRSRKWSASPPTDSLDLDKTQSTRASIRYILRYDWRRPASGGCPAAASFYRGVSVRGPPRLPANGIDAATRSLTSTSCCIRNGNGTLGNVPKSPNNGTELYVFASGRHKHTNDLNSRELCL
- the LOC105692764 gene encoding RYamide receptor isoform X2 → MNVSWSAEDGGPDGAWPSRFNSTFWTYENESGYDEYDDLYDVPAGLIALLSVCYGSISVLAVVGNALVMWIVATSRRMQSVTNCFIANLALADIVIGLFAIPFQFQAALLQRWNLPYFMCAFCPFVQVLSVNVSVFTLTAIAVDRHRAILKPLSARPSKLRAKIIIAGIWLLGGALAAPMAAALRVVMEPESAGAGRFRLKPFCRNENMSDKSMLMYRALLGILQYLTPLAVISFVYARMALRLWGSRAPGNAQDSRDANLMKNKKKVIKMLVIVVALFAVCWLPLQTYNVLQYTYPEINEYRYINIIWFCCDWLAMSNSCYNPFIYGIYNEKFKREFQQRCPFRSRKWSASPPTDSLDLDKTQSTRASIRLFFTRYDWRRPASGGCPAAASFYRGVSVRGPPRLPANGIDAATRSLTSTSCCIRNGNGTLGNVPKSPNNGTELYVFASGRHKHTNDLNSRELCL
- the LOC105692764 gene encoding RYamide receptor isoform X4, giving the protein MNVSWSAEDGGPDGAWPSRFNSTFWTYENESGYDEYDDLYDVPAGLIALLSVCYGSISVLAVVGNALVMWIVATSRRMQSVTNCFIANLALADIVIGLFAIPFQFQAALLQRWNLPYFMCAFCPFVQVLSVNVSVFTLTAIAVDRHRAILKPLSARPSKLRAKIIIAGIWLLGGALAAPMAAALRVVMEPESAGAGRFRLKPFCRNENMSDKSMLMYRALLGILQYLTPLAVISFVYARMALRLWGSRAPGNAQDSRDANLMKNKKKVIKMLVIVVALFAVCWLPLQTYNVLQYTYPEINEYRYINIIWFCCDWLAMSNSCYNPFIYGIYNEKFKREFQQRCPFRSRKWSASPPTDSLDLDKTQSTRASIRYDWRRPASGGCPAAASFYRGVSVRGPPRLPANGIDAATRSLTSTSCCIRNGNGTLGNVPKSPNNGTELYVFASGRHKHTNDLNSRELCL
- the LOC105692764 gene encoding RYamide receptor isoform X1, producing the protein MNVSWSAEDGGPDGAWPSRFNSTFWTYENESGYDEYDDLYDVPAGLIALLSVCYGSISVLAVVGNALVMWIVATSRRMQSVTNCFIANLALADIVIGLFAIPFQFQAALLQRWNLPYFMCAFCPFVQVLSVNVSVFTLTAIAVDRHRAILKPLSARPSKLRAKIIIAGIWLLGGALAAPMAAALRVVMEPESAGAGRFRLKPFCRNENMSDKSMLMYRALLGILQYLTPLAVISFVYARMALRLWGSRAPGNAQDSRDANLMKNKKKVIKMLVIVVALFAVCWLPLQTYNVLQYTYPEINEYRYINIIWFCCDWLAMSNSCYNPFIYGIYNEKFKREFQQRCPFRSRKWSASPPTDSLDLDKTQSTRASIRYILRLFFTRYDWRRPASGGCPAAASFYRGVSVRGPPRLPANGIDAATRSLTSTSCCIRNGNGTLGNVPKSPNNGTELYVFASGRHKHTNDLNSRELCL